In the Elizabethkingia bruuniana genome, ACCGGATGAAGATAAGCTTTACAATATGTTCCAGAAAGACAGCCAGAGGATGATAAACTTTGAAGACTGGGAAAACAAAACATTACAGAATATTAAAAATCCTGTATTTCTTATATATGGAGATCGGGACGCTATAAAAGTATCTCATGCAGCAGAGCTCCATACCCTGTTTCCCGATTCAAGATTACTGATACTTCCTTCAGGGCATGGTACCTATATGATGGCAGATGAGCATGGCCACACCAATAACAGAACAATAGATTTTACAATTCTGAAAGTCAAAAATTTTTTACAATAACCTTTAAATTTTACTATTATGCCTAAATTAAATCCATACCTCAATTTTGATGGTAAAGCAGAAGAAGCTTTTAATTTTTACAAATCTGTTTTCGGAGGAGAGTTCCTTGGTGATATCCACAAAATGGGAAATGCTCCCGGTACCGAAAACTTATCCGAAGAAGCTAAAAACAGAGTAATGCACATCGCTTTGCCAATAGGTAGCGATTTACTAATGGCTTCCGATATTGTTCCGGAATTTGGACAAAGCCTTCAGTTAGGAAATAACAATTATGTTTCCATCTTTCCGGAATCCAGAGAAGAAGCTGATAAACTCTTTAAAGGTCTTTCGGATGGAGGAACTATAGAAATGCCTTTGGAAGACCAATTCTGGGGAGATTATTTTGGCTGTTTTACAGATAAATATGATGTAAAATGGATGATTAACTATAGTGGTGATAAAGGCTACGAAAACAAATAATAAATAACCTTATCAGGGTTCCAAACCCTGATAAGGTTTAATCTGTAAAATCACAGTTGAGATACTAGTCAATTTCATTATTTTAGACAAACTAATTAATTTAAATATTATGGAACAAATTACAATAGAAACAACCGTAAATGCTCCTTTAGGCAAGGTTTGGGATTATTTTAATCAGCCTGAACATATTACCCAGTGGAATTTTGCCCACGAAAGTTGGTTTTGCCCCTCCTCTGAAAATGACCTTAGAGTAGGTGGGAAATTCAATAACAGAATGGAAGCAAGAGATGGAAGTTTTGGATTTAATTTTGAAGGAACCTATGATGAGGTAGTTCCTCAGCAACTTATTAAATACCATATGCCGGATGGACGAAAAGTTTCCACAACTTTTGAAGCGGTAGAAGATGGGACAAAAATTACGACGGCTTTCGATCCCGAAGCAGAAAACCCTGTCGAAATGCAAAAAGACGGATGGAATGCAATCTTAGGTAGCTTTAGCCAGTACACAGAAACACACTAAAAAATAAAGAAATGAATAATGATATTTTTCCGTGTCTTTGGTGCAACGGAGACGCTAAGGAATCAGCAGAATTTTATTGTCAGGTATTCGGAGGAAAGATTACAGTAGATACCCCTGTTGTTATAAATATAGATTTGTTTGGACAAAAAGTTATGTTACTGAATGGTGGTCCACAGTTTGAGAAGAATCCTTCAATATCTTTTCTCATCAACTGTGCTTCCGAAGAAGATGTGCAGCATTATTGGGATATGCTATCCGATGGAGGAACTGCTCTAATGGCTTTGGATTCCTATCCATGGAGTAAAAAATACGGATGGATTAAAGATAAATACGGAGCAACCTGGCAGCTTTACTTTGGGGAAATGCAAGAGCAGAGATTAGTGCCTACGCTTATGTTTATGCATCAGAATAACGGAAAAGCAATGGAGGCAATGGAGTTCTATACCAATACATTTCCGGATTCTAAGATTGAAGGCATCCTGAAGTATAAAGATGGCGGTGAGAACGGAGAAAACCCCGAAAATGTACAGCATGCTCAGTTTATAATTAATAACTATACGCTCAGTTGTATGGACTCTTCTTTTGACCATAAGTTTGATTTCAATGAAGGAATCTCCCTGGTAATGATGACAAACGATCAGAAAGAAACAGATCATCTTTGGAATACATTAATATCCGGAGGAGGGAGAGAAAGCATGTGTGGTTGGTTGAAAGACCAGTATGGCGTAAGTTGGCAAATAGTGCCTAAAAGACTAATTGAGCTGATGAATGATACTGATCCTGCAAAATCACAAAAAGTTGTTCAGGCAATGCTGAAAATGCAGAAAATTGTAATTGCCGATCTGGAAGCAGCATATAACTCCTAAATAATTAATGTATAATATTGTATCTCATGGAAAAACTTTTTTATCAGATTCAGATTAATGCTGCTCCGGACAAAATATGGAACGTATTATGGAATGCTGCTACCTATACACAATGGACATCAGTTTTTGCTGAAGGCTCTTTTTATAAAGGAAGTCTGGAGGAGGGAAGTATTGTAAAGTTTTTCGATCCGAATAATAATGGTATGTACAGCCGTATTGAAAAGAACATTCCGAATAAAGAAATGAAATTTCTGCACCTTGGTGAGATTTATGACGGTGTAGAGAAGGCTCAAAACTGGGGAGAGGCGACAGAATCTTATATATTGGAAGAAACCGGAAACGGAACAATTCTTAAAGGAGAAATACAGACACCGGAAGAATTTAAAAGTTTCTTTGAAGAGAAGTTTCCGAAAGCATTGGAAATTGTGAAAAATCTGGCTGAGAAATAAAAACTGAATTTTATAATCCTAAAAGATATATTTATGGAAACCTTATCATATGAATTTGAAATTAATGCTTCATCACAGAAGATCTGGGATATCTTATGGAGTGAAGCAACCTACAGTGAATGGACAAAATTTTTCGGTTCAGATTCTGTTATGAAATCAGACTGGAAAGTTGGCGGGCGCACATTATTTGTGAACAGTAAAGGGGACGGGATGGTCTCTACTATCGATAGTCTCAAAGAACCTCATCAGATCGTATTTAAACATTTGGGGATGATATTAAATGGAATTGAAGATCTCCATAGCAAAGAGATTATGGAATGGAGCGGTGCTCAGGAAAAATATTTTCTTACTGATCTTGGAAGCAAAACTAAACTTCATGTTGAAGTACAGGTAGATGATAAATGGAAAGATGATATGGATAAAGGGTTTATCAAAGGACTTAGTTTGGTAAAAGAATTAGCAGAAAAATAAATGAAATTATTGTCAATACTCTTTAGCGTATTTATTATCGCACTACTTGGAACAAAAATTATTCAGGGAGAATGGAACTGGATTTTTTCCGGTAATCTGGGGATGGCTGTATTTATTATTTTTACAGGACTTTCTCACTTTAAGTTTCAAAAGGGGATGGCTCTGATGATTCCGGATTTCATTCCCAACAAAATGTTTTGGGTATATTTTACCGGAGTATTGGAAATAGCTGCCGGAATAGGACTAATGATCCCACAACTGCGGGAAATAACAGCCATTCTGCTTATTGTTTTTTATGTTGTCATATTTATAGCCAATATTAATTCTTCCAAAAAGCGAATCAACATTTTCAAGGCTGACTATACAGGTCCGGGAATGACCTATTTGTATAAGGAAAGAATCCCTATGCAGATTATTCTAATCGTCTGGACATGGTATTTTGGAGTTTATTTACACTAAAGAACATAAAAAAATTAAAGATAAATCATATTGAGTGTAACATTTTGGTGTTATAAATAGTCTTATTAGTAAATGACTGTTTTTCAGTTGTCCTAATCACTAAAATATGAGTTATGAAATTAAACACTAAACTTTTTATAACCGCCGGGGTTGTAATAACTACTGCAATGATGAATGCACAAAGCACAGCTACCAAATTACCGGGAGATGCTACACTGCCATCTTCCAAAGCTAATTTGGAACAATTGGTTTCCTATGATAAAGGAAACTTCAAATACAAAGTCGAAGATTATTTTGCAAGACCAAAAGCTTCTCAGTTTAAAATTTCTCCTGATGGACAGTTTTTATCTTATAAAGAAAAAGATAATAACAAGAAAAATCACGTTTATGTAAAAGATCTGAAATCCGGAAAAATAACTAAAGCTATTGAAGAAAAAGAGGATCTGATAAAAGGCTACGGTTGGTTAAGCAAAAATCGTTTATACTTTACCCAGGATAAAGGTGGTAATGAAAATCTTCATCTGTATGCTGTCGATACGGATGGTAAGAACCTAAAAGATCTTACACCATTTGACGGTGTAAAGATAGGCTTTGCAATGCCTGTAAAAGATACAGATTTTGTTGTGGTTACCATGAATAAAAACAACAAGCAGATTTTTGAACCTTTTAAAATTAACTTTGTTACGGGTGAAGCAACACAGTTATTAGAAAATAAAGATCCAAAAAATCCTATTGACGATTATATTTTTGATAAAGATGGTAATCTCAGAGGATATACCGTATTGGTAAATGGATTAACCACCCATACTTATTATAAAGATTTACAGACAGGGAAATTTAATCTTCTGAAAAAAACAGACTGGTCAGATACATTTAATATTATAAGCTTCAATGAAAATTCCAAAAATAAAGATGAAGCTTATGTAGTAACTAACCTGGACAGCGATAAAGCAAAAATTGTTCTATACGATTTAAAGAAAAATGCTGTGATTAAAGAAGTGTATTCTAATCCGGTATATGATGTGAGTTCTATAAGTCTTGCAGGCAAAAGCAGAAACTACGAACTGGATTACATAAACTATGAAGGAGAAAGAGGGGAGATTATCCCGGTAAGTAAATTCTACAAAGAAGTGCACAATCAGTTAAAATCTGAATTTGGAGATAAAGACTTTTCTGTAGTTTCTTCTGACGACAACAATAATAAACTTCTGGTTGTTGTAAGTAGTGATAAATTGTATGGGACTTATTACGAATACGATACAAAAACGAAAAAGACTAAACTATTATACGATTTGATGCCTCAGCTGAAGCCTGAAGATATGGCTGAAATGAGACCAATTACCTTTAAAAGTAGAGACGGACTTACAATACATGGCTATATTACCTTGCCTAAGGCAGCACTGGAAGGGAAAAAAGTACCATTGGTTGTAAATCCTCATGGCGGCCCGCAGGGAATCCGTGATAGCTGGGGATTCAATCCAGAAACGCAATTATTTGCCAGCCGTGGTTATGCTACATTACAGGTTAACTTCAGAATATCCGGAGGCTATGGAAAATCATTCCAGAAAGCTGGATATAAGCAAATCGGAAGGAAAGCAATGGATGATGTAGAGGACGGAGTAAAATATGCAATCGAGCAGGGTTGGGTAGACAAAGATAAAATTGCCATCTATGGCGGAAGCCATGGAGGTTATGCAACATTAATGGGGCTTATAAAAACACCTGATCTTTATGCCTGCGGTGTAGATTATGTAGGTGTTTCCAATATCTTTACCTTCTTCGATTCGTTCCCGGAATACTGGAAGCCTTACAAAGAAATGGTAAAACAAATCTGGTATGATTTGGATAATCCTGAAGAAGCTAAAATAGCTAAAGAAGTTTCTCCTGTATTCCAGATTGATAAAATAAAGAAACCATTATTTGTAGTACAGGGAGCGAATGATCCGCGAGTTAATATCAATGAATCGGATCAGATTGTAAAAGGTTTGCGGGCAAAAGGTTTTGATGTTCCGTATATGGTGAAATATGATGAAGGCCATGGATTTGGTAAAGAACCAAACAGAATTGAGCTTTACACCTATATGCTGGGATTCTTTGCAAAGAATTTTAATAAATAAATCAATTAACTAGGAAACGAAAAGCACCTGCTTTTCGTTTCTTTGGTTATATATCTTCTGAATACAGAAATATAAAACAAAAACATACAAGATATTTTCACTGGAATTTAAACCTCTAAAAACAAGAAAATGAGTCTTACGTTTTTATATTACATTAGTCGTATCGGGAAATAAATTGTTATTTTTGTTTCACAATTCCCATTGTGAAGGACTATTACTACTTTCTCGGTATTTCTGTTGACGCTTCAGACGAAGATGTCAGAAAAGCCTATCGTAAATTATCATTGAAGTATCATCCGGATAAAAGCGATAACGATCCTTTTTTCGAAAATCGTTTTCGGGAAGTACAGGAAGCGTACAATACATTAAGTGACGAAGATCGACGCAGAACCTATGATCATCTTCTGAGTCTTGAACAGAAAAATGCAAAATCTAATTTGCCACCACGCATAAAGTCTTTTCATGCGAACAAGATTCGTGTAGTAAAAGGCGAGGAGATTATTATTACCTGGCAGACTTTTGATGCCGATGTTGTGAAGATTCACCCCTTTGGATTGGAAAAGGCCTATGGTGAAAAGAAATTTATTGTCGATAATTTTGATGCTGAAGGAAAATTTCAGCTTATACTGAATGCTACAAATACACTACTGAATAAAACAGTTGCAAATGGTATTACCATTACAGAAGTTTTTGAAGTAGAAAGAGAGAATTTTCCTGCAGCTGAAGAAAAAGTAGCTGAGGTAAGAAAAGTAACTGAAGCAGAGGAACAACTTCCGATTTATATAAAATGGGGAATAGTAGCCGCAGCTATTATTTTAGTTATTCTTTATTTGCTGATGAAAAAGCATTAAGCCATTTTCAGACGGCCCGGACATTTTTTACAACGTTTTCCTTTCTTGAATTTTTTACAACATTTCTTCTTGTCACAGTACATTTCTTCTGTATGATTAAATGCTGGTGCTAATGGTGCAACTCTGAAAGGGATGATGTTAGATTTCATGCTGCAAATATAAATTAATTTAGAATAAGTACAAATAAAAATACTTATTTAAGTACCTGTTCTCTAATATGATTTATATCTGCATTTTGAATATAAGTAATTAAACCCGGATAAAACCAGTGATAATTGTAGCCACCGCGTTTCATCTCTTCAATAGCCTGGTCTTTGTTCCAGTTCTGAAAAATAATGCGGTACATAGCGATAGTAACTCCGGTTCTGTCACTGCCATGTGCGCAGTGTACCACAATAGGCTTAGGAGCTGTTTTTAGTATTATTAAAGCTTCAATTATATCATTATCCGACATCTTTGAGGCTTTCATCGGAACACTATATAATTTACCTTTATATGAGCTTCCTTCTACAGCAATAAGATCTTTGTGCTGACGTCTCAGATCCAGAACGGATGCCATCTGTTTTTCTTGAAAAAAGTGAAAGCCCGCATTATCGGGCTTTTCACTTCTATAAATGCTGTCGCTAACTTTATGCAGATTGTGGAAAGGCTTTTCTGTGACTTTTGTTGCCCAGTTTTCAGGTCGTGGGCCTTTCAAACTTCTGGAAGTACAAGCCATTGTACTAAATGCTAAAATTATAACGATTGTTTTTTTCATATTTCTTACATTGGTCCGCCTTGCTCGTCGCCACCATCGTAATTGTTGTTGATATCCTTTTTCTTTTTAGGCTGATCAACTTTCTCACCTTGCTTGAAGCGGTAAGACAAAGATATGGAAAACTGTCTTGGCTGCCACTGCATATAATTACGTCTTGTAAAATCATCATTAAAGGTGAAAGACTCCATTCTTCTCGTATTAAATACATCCTGAATGTTAAAAGTGATCGTACCATCACCGTTCCAGATTGTTTTAGAAGCCCCCAGATTAAGAGAATACATATCTGATCTGTTCTGACTAGCTGTTTTTTGTGCACCTCTGTATTGTCCCTGTAACTGTACACTTAGGGTTTTGTCCAGTTTGAAGGTTGTATTCAGTCTGGCACGTGTAGAGAAACCGCTACCAGTGAAATCCATTGTTCCTACTTTAGGCTGTCCGGTCGTTTTATCTATAGTGTCATAAGAAGCTATACCTGTCGTTTTATACCCAAATAAGTCTAAGCTACCCATGAATTTTAACCATGATAAAGGATCGTAAGTGAAATTAAGATCTAAACCGTAACGATCACTAGTCCCAAGATTTATAGGTTTGGTATAGAATACATTCAGGTTTTCATCTGGTCTGTATACCAACATTTTATCATCGTCCGTAGTATGACTGTAATACAGGGTGGGAT is a window encoding:
- a CDS encoding alpha/beta hydrolase family protein; translation: MKLNTKLFITAGVVITTAMMNAQSTATKLPGDATLPSSKANLEQLVSYDKGNFKYKVEDYFARPKASQFKISPDGQFLSYKEKDNNKKNHVYVKDLKSGKITKAIEEKEDLIKGYGWLSKNRLYFTQDKGGNENLHLYAVDTDGKNLKDLTPFDGVKIGFAMPVKDTDFVVVTMNKNNKQIFEPFKINFVTGEATQLLENKDPKNPIDDYIFDKDGNLRGYTVLVNGLTTHTYYKDLQTGKFNLLKKTDWSDTFNIISFNENSKNKDEAYVVTNLDSDKAKIVLYDLKKNAVIKEVYSNPVYDVSSISLAGKSRNYELDYINYEGERGEIIPVSKFYKEVHNQLKSEFGDKDFSVVSSDDNNNKLLVVVSSDKLYGTYYEYDTKTKKTKLLYDLMPQLKPEDMAEMRPITFKSRDGLTIHGYITLPKAALEGKKVPLVVNPHGGPQGIRDSWGFNPETQLFASRGYATLQVNFRISGGYGKSFQKAGYKQIGRKAMDDVEDGVKYAIEQGWVDKDKIAIYGGSHGGYATLMGLIKTPDLYACGVDYVGVSNIFTFFDSFPEYWKPYKEMVKQIWYDLDNPEEAKIAKEVSPVFQIDKIKKPLFVVQGANDPRVNINESDQIVKGLRAKGFDVPYMVKYDEGHGFGKEPNRIELYTYMLGFFAKNFNK
- a CDS encoding VOC family protein; the protein is MNNDIFPCLWCNGDAKESAEFYCQVFGGKITVDTPVVINIDLFGQKVMLLNGGPQFEKNPSISFLINCASEEDVQHYWDMLSDGGTALMALDSYPWSKKYGWIKDKYGATWQLYFGEMQEQRLVPTLMFMHQNNGKAMEAMEFYTNTFPDSKIEGILKYKDGGENGENPENVQHAQFIINNYTLSCMDSSFDHKFDFNEGISLVMMTNDQKETDHLWNTLISGGGRESMCGWLKDQYGVSWQIVPKRLIELMNDTDPAKSQKVVQAMLKMQKIVIADLEAAYNS
- a CDS encoding DoxX family protein encodes the protein MKLLSILFSVFIIALLGTKIIQGEWNWIFSGNLGMAVFIIFTGLSHFKFQKGMALMIPDFIPNKMFWVYFTGVLEIAAGIGLMIPQLREITAILLIVFYVVIFIANINSSKKRINIFKADYTGPGMTYLYKERIPMQIILIVWTWYFGVYLH
- a CDS encoding ATPase — its product is MEKLFYQIQINAAPDKIWNVLWNAATYTQWTSVFAEGSFYKGSLEEGSIVKFFDPNNNGMYSRIEKNIPNKEMKFLHLGEIYDGVEKAQNWGEATESYILEETGNGTILKGEIQTPEEFKSFFEEKFPKALEIVKNLAEK
- a CDS encoding VOC family protein, yielding MPKLNPYLNFDGKAEEAFNFYKSVFGGEFLGDIHKMGNAPGTENLSEEAKNRVMHIALPIGSDLLMASDIVPEFGQSLQLGNNNYVSIFPESREEADKLFKGLSDGGTIEMPLEDQFWGDYFGCFTDKYDVKWMINYSGDKGYENK
- a CDS encoding J domain-containing protein, coding for MKDYYYFLGISVDASDEDVRKAYRKLSLKYHPDKSDNDPFFENRFREVQEAYNTLSDEDRRRTYDHLLSLEQKNAKSNLPPRIKSFHANKIRVVKGEEIIITWQTFDADVVKIHPFGLEKAYGEKKFIVDNFDAEGKFQLILNATNTLLNKTVANGITITEVFEVERENFPAAEEKVAEVRKVTEAEEQLPIYIKWGIVAAAIILVILYLLMKKH
- a CDS encoding SRPBCC family protein, whose amino-acid sequence is METLSYEFEINASSQKIWDILWSEATYSEWTKFFGSDSVMKSDWKVGGRTLFVNSKGDGMVSTIDSLKEPHQIVFKHLGMILNGIEDLHSKEIMEWSGAQEKYFLTDLGSKTKLHVEVQVDDKWKDDMDKGFIKGLSLVKELAEK
- a CDS encoding SRPBCC family protein is translated as MEQITIETTVNAPLGKVWDYFNQPEHITQWNFAHESWFCPSSENDLRVGGKFNNRMEARDGSFGFNFEGTYDEVVPQQLIKYHMPDGRKVSTTFEAVEDGTKITTAFDPEAENPVEMQKDGWNAILGSFSQYTETH
- a CDS encoding tyrosine-protein phosphatase; this translates as MKKTIVIILAFSTMACTSRSLKGPRPENWATKVTEKPFHNLHKVSDSIYRSEKPDNAGFHFFQEKQMASVLDLRRQHKDLIAVEGSSYKGKLYSVPMKASKMSDNDIIEALIILKTAPKPIVVHCAHGSDRTGVTIAMYRIIFQNWNKDQAIEEMKRGGYNYHWFYPGLITYIQNADINHIREQVLK